A part of Ursus arctos isolate Adak ecotype North America chromosome X, UrsArc2.0, whole genome shotgun sequence genomic DNA contains:
- the PSMD10 gene encoding 26S proteasome non-ATPase regulatory subunit 10 isoform X4: MEGCVSNLMVCNLAYSGKLEELKERILADKSLATRTDQDSRTALHWACSAGHTEIVEFLLQLGVPVNDKDDAGWSPLHIAASAGRDEIVKALLGKGAQVNAVNQNGCTPLHYAASKNRHEIAVMLLEGGANPDAKDHYEATAMHRAAAKDT; encoded by the exons atggagggGTGTGTGTCTAACCTAATGGTATGCAACCTGGCCTACAGCGGGAAGCTGGAGGAGTTGAAGGAGAGGATCCTGGCCGATAAATCCCTGGCTACTAGGACTGACCAG GACAGTAGAACCGCATTGCACTGGGCGTGCTCAGCCGGACATACAGAAATTGTGGAATTCTTGCTGCAACTTGGAGTGCCAGTGAACGATAAAGATGAT GCAGGTTGGTCTCCTCTTCATATTGCTGCTTCTGCCGGCCGGGATGAGATTGTAAAAGCCCTTCTGGGTAAAGGTGCTCAAGTGAATGCTGTCAACCAAAATGGCTGTACCCCCCTACATTACGCAGCTTCCAAAAACAGGCACGAG ATCGCTGTCATGTTACTGGAAGGCGGGGCTAATCCAGATGCTAAGGACCATTATGAGGCCACAGCAATGCACCGGGCGGCAGCCAAGG
- the PSMD10 gene encoding 26S proteasome non-ATPase regulatory subunit 10 isoform X3 has translation MEGCVSNLMVCNLAYSGKLEELKERILADKSLATRTDQDSRTALHWACSAGHTEIVEFLLQLGVPVNDKDDAGWSPLHIAASAGRDEIVKALLGKGAQVNAVNQNGCTPLHYAASKNRHEIAVMLLEGGANPDAKDHYEATAMHRAAAKGNLKMIHILLYYKASTNIQDTEGNTPLLLPEELYHRTRPTAGLRVPVTPSPTLKIAFCYIRRDT, from the exons atggagggGTGTGTGTCTAACCTAATGGTATGCAACCTGGCCTACAGCGGGAAGCTGGAGGAGTTGAAGGAGAGGATCCTGGCCGATAAATCCCTGGCTACTAGGACTGACCAG GACAGTAGAACCGCATTGCACTGGGCGTGCTCAGCCGGACATACAGAAATTGTGGAATTCTTGCTGCAACTTGGAGTGCCAGTGAACGATAAAGATGAT GCAGGTTGGTCTCCTCTTCATATTGCTGCTTCTGCCGGCCGGGATGAGATTGTAAAAGCCCTTCTGGGTAAAGGTGCTCAAGTGAATGCTGTCAACCAAAATGGCTGTACCCCCCTACATTACGCAGCTTCCAAAAACAGGCACGAG ATCGCTGTCATGTTACTGGAAGGCGGGGCTAATCCAGATGCTAAGGACCATTATGAGGCCACAGCAATGCACCGGGCGGCAGCCAAGGGTAACTTGAAGATGATTCATATCCTTCTGTACTACAAAGCATCCACAAATATCCAAGACACTGAGGGTAACACTCCTCT ATTGCTTCCAGAGGAGTTGTATCATCGTACCCGCCCGACAGCAGGTTTGAGAGTGCCTGTTACCCCCTCACCGACACTGAAGATAGCCTTCTGTTATATCAGACGTG
- the PSMD10 gene encoding 26S proteasome non-ATPase regulatory subunit 10 isoform X1, with product MEGCVSNLMVCNLAYSGKLEELKERILADKSLATRTDQDSRTALHWACSAGHTEIVEFLLQLGVPVNDKDDAGWSPLHIAASAGRDEIVKALLGKGAQVNAVNQNGCTPLHYAASKNRHEIAVMLLEGGANPDAKDHYEATAMHRAAAKGNLKMIHILLYYKASTNIQDTEGNTPLLLPEELYHRTRPTAGLRVPVTPSPTLKIAFCYIRRGISKLSFAFFIISKVQHLLMPTTN from the exons atggagggGTGTGTGTCTAACCTAATGGTATGCAACCTGGCCTACAGCGGGAAGCTGGAGGAGTTGAAGGAGAGGATCCTGGCCGATAAATCCCTGGCTACTAGGACTGACCAG GACAGTAGAACCGCATTGCACTGGGCGTGCTCAGCCGGACATACAGAAATTGTGGAATTCTTGCTGCAACTTGGAGTGCCAGTGAACGATAAAGATGAT GCAGGTTGGTCTCCTCTTCATATTGCTGCTTCTGCCGGCCGGGATGAGATTGTAAAAGCCCTTCTGGGTAAAGGTGCTCAAGTGAATGCTGTCAACCAAAATGGCTGTACCCCCCTACATTACGCAGCTTCCAAAAACAGGCACGAG ATCGCTGTCATGTTACTGGAAGGCGGGGCTAATCCAGATGCTAAGGACCATTATGAGGCCACAGCAATGCACCGGGCGGCAGCCAAGGGTAACTTGAAGATGATTCATATCCTTCTGTACTACAAAGCATCCACAAATATCCAAGACACTGAGGGTAACACTCCTCT ATTGCTTCCAGAGGAGTTGTATCATCGTACCCGCCCGACAGCAGGTTTGAGAGTGCCTGTTACCCCCTCACCGACACTGAAGATAGCCTTCTGTTATATCAGACGTGGTATTTCAAAgttgtcatttgcattttttattatcagcAAAGTGCAACATCTTTTAATGCCTACAACTAATTAG